The following coding sequences lie in one Arachis stenosperma cultivar V10309 chromosome 5, arast.V10309.gnm1.PFL2, whole genome shotgun sequence genomic window:
- the LOC130982253 gene encoding LOW QUALITY PROTEIN: AMSH-like ubiquitin thioesterase 1 (The sequence of the model RefSeq protein was modified relative to this genomic sequence to represent the inferred CDS: deleted 2 bases in 1 codon) translates to MSTSMMENFMKLAKSNTDKNLETCGILAGLLKNRKFYITALIIPKQESTSDSCQATNEEEIFEVQDKRSLFPLGWIHTHPTQSCFMSSIDLHTHYSYQIMLPEAVAIVMAPRDSSRKHGIFRLTAPGGMNVIKQCQHRGFHPHSQPPDGGPIYDTCTDVYMNPDLKFDVIDLR, encoded by the exons atg TCAACTTCTATGATGGAAAATTTTATGAAGCTTGCCAAGTCAAATACGGACAAAAATTTGGAGACTTGTGGTATCCTTGCTGGTCTGCTT aaaaacagaaaattttATATTACTGCTCTAATAATCCCAAAGCAGGAGTCAACATCAGATTCT TGTCAGGCTACAAATGAAGaggaaatatttgaagtgcagGATAAACGATCTCTTTTCCCCCTTGGGTGGATACAT ACACATCCTACACAATCTTGTTTCATGTCATCAATTGATCTGCACACTCACTACTCATATCAG ATTATGCTTCCAGAAGCCGTTGCAATAGTTATGGCACCAAGAGACAGTTCAAG AAAACATGGCATTTTTCGGTTGACAGCC CCTGGTGGAATGAACGTCATCAAACAATGCCAGCACCGCGGCTTTCATCCACACAGTCAGCCTCCAGATGGTGGTCCTATTTACGACACTTGTACAGATGTTTACATGAATCctgatttaaaatttgatgtaaTTGATCTTCGGTGA